Below is a genomic region from Paenibacillus pabuli.
TAACAATCCGCAAGGGTAAGTTATATACACAGCCCGGCATGTAGTCTTGGAGATATGAGATATTTAATAATGCTTAATGATACCCCCTGTTACCTAACAGGGGGTTTTTGCGTATTCATACATAAATAAAGACCAGTGATGGGAGGAATTAAAAAGCTAACATAGGTCTTTGTAGCCATTTTAGTGTGGGAAGATCACAAATTTCCCAAATCGTGTTTCCGTTTCAGAATAAATGGTATATCATTGATGTTGAATTACTTTTTTTGGGGTTATCACGAGAGGAGAGAAACAAATGACTAAACGTATGGGGGCGTTGCTTCTAACGTTGCTGTTGACCGTGTCTTTGGCTTTGACAGCATGTAGCAGCAAACAAGAACCGAAAGAGGCTCTGAAGACGGCGGCGGCCAATGCTTCTAAACTGACTTCGTATGAGATGAGTTCCAATTTCACAATTAATGAATTGAGCTATAAACCTTCCGACGAGTCACAACAAGACCCAACCATGACTCAGTTTATGAGCATGTTGAAGGATGCTCAGTTTAACGTAACTGGCGTATACCAAAGTGAGCCAATGCAAACAGAAATGACAGTTAGCCTTGAGCTCAAAGGTGATATGGGCATGACGTTCACCATTCCGATGGTGATGACGGCTGAGAAGCTTTACGTTAAAGTGCCAAGCATTCCGTTCTTCCCAATCCCGGAAACGGTGGTTGGCAAATTCTTGGAGCTTGATCTGAAAGAATTGGCTGAGCAAGAGGGTACTGAATGGAACCCTGATGCTATGGACGCAGCCAAAACACAAAAACTGAGCAACGAAGTGATGGATGCTGTTCTTAGTGAATATGATCAGGACAAATTCTTCAAAAACGTAGATGTTAAGGATGCACAGCTGCCAGAAGGTGTAGATGCCAAGCAGGTGGTGCAATTCTCCGTTACTAACGACAACGTAAGTGAAGCGGTTAAGGTGATGATTACTAAAGCATTGCCAAAAGCGATTGATATTGTTGCTAAAGAAGAGTATCGTGACATGTTGCAACTGAACCAAACAGATATTGAACAGGCCAAGGAAGATCTGAAATCCGTTGCAGAAGATAAAGAAGAAATGTCAAGAATCGATAGAATTAACGAAGTACTAAATATCAGTAAGTTCAACATCGATTTCGCATTGGATAAGCAGGATTTCCCGGTTTATCAAAAGATTGCAGCTGATCTGCTGATCACACCAGTGGATACCAAAGATGAAGTGAAGTTGGCCTTTACCGGATCCAACACATACACGAAAATCAATGAGAAGGCTGCCTTCAAAATCAATATTCCTACGGGTGAAAATGTAATCACAATGGAAGAGTTCGAAGAACTGATGAACGCTTCTTACGGATACTAAGTTCATTCCTAGAAATGAGTGAGAAAAAGCCGCTTCGACTTTATGTCGGGCGGCTTTTTGTTATTTTATAGTTTAAATCTGTTATTGCAGTGATTCAGATAAATCTTCAGCAATCACAGCATAAATTTGGTGATCCTGATAACTTCCGTTGATTTTCAGATATTTACGGGCAATGCCTTCAGCCTGAAAGCCGTTCTTCTCCAGTACACGCTGAGAACCGGCATTAGTGGGTAGGATTGCTGCCTGAATACGATTCAACTTCAAAGCACGGAAAGCATAGGCAACTGCGAGTTTAACAGCAGCTGTCATACGTCCACCACCCTGATAGTCAGGATGGATAAAGTAACCCATATCGGCATAATTGGCAACGCCATAGGAGACGTTATTCAGGCTGATTTGTCCAATGAGAAGGTCGTCTTGGATGGTATAGATTCCGAACTGATAACCAGTACCTTCTTCTGCCGCCTTTAATCGCTCCTGAAGACGTCTTGTTTGAGCATGCAGTGTATAGAACTCATCATCTCGAAGAGGCTCTACAGCTTGGTAGGGAACGCGGGTAACCTGGATCAGATCAAGATACGCTTGTGTATCATCGATAGTGAGTAACCGAAGGCTGATACCATTCGGAGTATCATACAGTGTTAAAGCCATAGCAGTGCACATCCTCTCAAGATCAACGTATAAGCATTACTTCTTGCGCAACCGACGGAAGAATTGGGTCAGCATCGTGGAGCATTCAGGTTGAAGGACATCTGGAATTACCTCGGTACGATGGTTGAACCGGGGTTCCTGCAACAAGTTCATCAAGGTTCCTGCACATCCGGCCTTGGGATCAGCAGTTCCAAATATAACGCGGGGCACTCGGGACTGTACAATGGCTCCTGCGCACATAGGGCAAGGCTCCAGGGTTACATATAGGCTGCAATCAAGCAGGCGCCAGGCTCCGATCGTTTCGCTTGCCTGACGAATAGCAACCATCTCCGCATGTGCAGTGGAATCAAGAGTGGTCTCACGCAAATTATATCCTCGTCCGATGATCTGGTTGTTTTGCACAATTACAGCTCCGATCGGGACTTCTCCAAGTGCCTCAGCTTTAAGCGCCTCAGCAATGGCTTCACGCATCCAGAACTCGTGCTGCTGTTCCTCCGAAAGATGCGAAAGATCAACCGGAATTGAGTGTTCATTCATTACAGTTAAAGCTCCTTCCAAAGCATTTATTCAGCGAACAAATATTCGTTTGTTAACATGATGTGCATAAGTCTGTGGATAACTACCGAGTTGCTCACATAGTTATGAACATGATATCCACAAGCTTGTGGATATGTGTATAGTTTTAGTGATTAATCTCATTGTAGGCATCGCGAAGACAAAAAACAATGAAATTCGAGCTTTTCAGCCAAGCGGTAACTTTTGGACTAGGGGCATTTATCCTTTTCAAAACCACACACAACCGTTATGATGGAGATATGTTTTGCCATATATCGCCAAAGGGTACAAGCCGAGAGGTGAACTAAAAAAGTTGTCTATTAAAACGAAATTATCCATGATTATGTCGTGCTCGGTGCTTGTTATTTTGATTCTGAATATCGCACTGAGTTATTATACTACCGAGGAAAATCTTAGGCAGGACAGTGAAACCAAGATGGTCCTAACGGCCAAACAGATTGCAATTTCTGTCGAACAGAATCAAAATAGTTCGGATTATGTAAAACGCCAGATTGGTAATAATCTATGGCTTGCTTCAGTCATGGCTGCAGAAGAACTCGACCCGGATATTAATAATATCACAAATGAAGAACTTGTACGTTTAAGCAAAAAAGTGGGGGTATCGCATATCTCTCTAATGGAACAAACAGAGGATGATATCGTGGTAACCCGCTCTTCCGATCCACGCGAAATTGGTTTATCCACAAAGAAAATGACCTATTGGTATCAAGCCTTTAAGCAATTGTTCGAAAAACATCAGGTTACCATCACTCAAGGGCAGAAACTGGATCATTTTTGGTCCGATGGTTTCGAGTACTCTACATCCAGTCCATCGGATATTGATATCTGGGGTTACTATCATGATGGGCAGAGGAACTACATAATCAATCCCTTCTATAATAATGCTGAAGTTGATGACTATGTAAAGATCTCTGGTCCTGATGAGATTTTGAACAAAATTCGTGAAGTGAATCCTTCCATCTTGGAGATCACGGGTATCAATCCATTGACTTTTGGCAGTCCAAACATGAGTGACGATGGCAGGGATAGCAACTACAACAAGTTGAATAATAGACCAATTCGTTTTGGTACGTATCAGTATGGTACGGCAGATGAAGATCACCGCGCAGTAGTAAGGGCCATCCGAACCGGGCAGAATGTTTCGTTTGTCAGTGAGACGCATGAGCAAAAGGTGTTAAAAAGTTTCATCCCAATCTTCACTCCAAATGAAGCATCATATGTCATCAGTATTGTCATGGACTATAAACAAATATCCTCCATGGTATCGGAACAATTGGTCAGTCATGCCTCCATATCGCTGGTGCTGCTGGAAATCGTGATCTTTGGCAGCTACTTGTTAGCAGGATATATTACACGTCCTATCCAATCCATTCTGGGCAAAGTGAATGATGTGGCAGATGGACATTTCGACTTCCGCCTAAAAGTGAGAAGGAAGGATGAACTGGGTCAACTGGCCAATCGGATTAATGCCATGATTCGCAATCTGGGCCACTATACCAACCGGTTGAAACAGATGTATGAGGAGAACAGAGCCGTTAAAGAACATCTGGAATCCATCATCAATCAAACCGCCGATGCCATTCATATTACGGATCTAAACGGTAAGGTGTTGCGGGTAAACCGGGCGTTCGAACAACTCTATGGCTGGCGAAGCCGAGAGGTTGAAAACCGCAGGCTGAAGATCATCCCGCCTGAGGCAGAAGAGGAAATGAAGCAGCAGCATGCCCAGCTCATTGAAGGGCTGTCCATTACCTCGAATGAAACTGTATGGATGAAAAAAGATGGCACACGGGTAGAGGTTAGTGTCAGCACTGCGCCCGTGCGAGATGAACTGGGCGAGATTACAGCATTGATTAGTGTGTCGAGGGACATCACTAGCCGCAATCGGATGGAAGAACTTCTTAGACGCTCAGAGAAGCTCACAACGGTGGGTCAACTCGCTGCGGGTGTTGCGCATGAGATCCGTAACCCGCTTACGACACTGCGTGGTTTCCTGCAGCTGCAGCAAGAGACGAATAAACTGAATCATCGTCATCTTGACTTGATGCTGTCGGAACTGGACCGCATTAATCTGATCGTAGGGGAATTCCTGATTTTGGCCAAACCACAGGCCGTTCACTTCCAGGAGCGGGATATCCGCTTCATTCTTGGCGATGTCATCTCACTCCTGGATAGCCAGGCACATCTGCACGGGGTTGAATTTGTATTAAATGCATCATCGGATTCAGCTATGGTACACTGTGAAGAGAATCAGTTAAAGCAAGTGTTCATCAATCTGCTTAAGAATGGTATGGAAGCCATGCCGGACGGAGGCAGCATTCGGATTCGCCTTGACCATGACGAGGAATTAAATCGGGTGCGGATTGAAATTAAGGATGAGGGTATTGGAATTCCGGAAGAGATGATGCCGAAGCTTGGCGAGCCGTTCTTTACCAACAAGGAGTCTGGAACAGGGCTTGGTTTAATGGTCAGTCAGCGCATCATTCAATCACATAAGGGCATGATGGATATTAAAAGCGTCATGAACAAGGGCACGACCGTTATCATCGATCTTCCGGCTACCACCAAACAGCTTCCGGAGAGCGTGGAAGAAGAAGATCAGGCGGAAGATGCACATACAGACGAAGAGAACTAGACGAGGTGAGATTACCTTTTGCGTATTAATAAATTT
It encodes:
- a CDS encoding GNAT family N-acetyltransferase, coding for MALTLYDTPNGISLRLLTIDDTQAYLDLIQVTRVPYQAVEPLRDDEFYTLHAQTRRLQERLKAAEEGTGYQFGIYTIQDDLLIGQISLNNVSYGVANYADMGYFIHPDYQGGGRMTAAVKLAVAYAFRALKLNRIQAAILPTNAGSQRVLEKNGFQAEGIARKYLKINGSYQDHQIYAVIAEDLSESLQ
- a CDS encoding ATP-binding protein; amino-acid sequence: MSIKTKLSMIMSCSVLVILILNIALSYYTTEENLRQDSETKMVLTAKQIAISVEQNQNSSDYVKRQIGNNLWLASVMAAEELDPDINNITNEELVRLSKKVGVSHISLMEQTEDDIVVTRSSDPREIGLSTKKMTYWYQAFKQLFEKHQVTITQGQKLDHFWSDGFEYSTSSPSDIDIWGYYHDGQRNYIINPFYNNAEVDDYVKISGPDEILNKIREVNPSILEITGINPLTFGSPNMSDDGRDSNYNKLNNRPIRFGTYQYGTADEDHRAVVRAIRTGQNVSFVSETHEQKVLKSFIPIFTPNEASYVISIVMDYKQISSMVSEQLVSHASISLVLLEIVIFGSYLLAGYITRPIQSILGKVNDVADGHFDFRLKVRRKDELGQLANRINAMIRNLGHYTNRLKQMYEENRAVKEHLESIINQTADAIHITDLNGKVLRVNRAFEQLYGWRSREVENRRLKIIPPEAEEEMKQQHAQLIEGLSITSNETVWMKKDGTRVEVSVSTAPVRDELGEITALISVSRDITSRNRMEELLRRSEKLTTVGQLAAGVAHEIRNPLTTLRGFLQLQQETNKLNHRHLDLMLSELDRINLIVGEFLILAKPQAVHFQERDIRFILGDVISLLDSQAHLHGVEFVLNASSDSAMVHCEENQLKQVFINLLKNGMEAMPDGGSIRIRLDHDEELNRVRIEIKDEGIGIPEEMMPKLGEPFFTNKESGTGLGLMVSQRIIQSHKGMMDIKSVMNKGTTVIIDLPATTKQLPESVEEEDQAEDAHTDEEN
- the tadA gene encoding tRNA adenosine(34) deaminase TadA, which gives rise to MNEHSIPVDLSHLSEEQQHEFWMREAIAEALKAEALGEVPIGAVIVQNNQIIGRGYNLRETTLDSTAHAEMVAIRQASETIGAWRLLDCSLYVTLEPCPMCAGAIVQSRVPRVIFGTADPKAGCAGTLMNLLQEPRFNHRTEVIPDVLQPECSTMLTQFFRRLRKK